The Sphaerochaeta globosa str. Buddy region GTTGGTTGGAAACACCCTGGGCTTTCTCTTGATAGTCGTAGGTCAATTCGCCCTTGTATTCTATCTTTCGGCACGGCTTGACAGAATGAGCCAGAGTAGTGCAATTGGAGCATTCCTTGCCTATTCAGCTTTGAACGGCATCATGCTCAGTACCCTATTCGCTGTGTATGCCGGGGTGGTCATCTATAAGACCTTCTTTACCACCGCCCTTATGTTCGGTGGCATGAGTCTGTATGCCATGACTACCAAACGCGATTTGAACAAAATTGGTTCGTATCTGGTCATGGGCTTGTGGGGCTTGATCATCGCCTCTCTGATCAACATGTTTTTCCGTTCATCCGGTTTGGACTACTTAATCAGTTTCATCGGCGTTGGCATTTTCCTTGGGCTTACTGCATGGGATACGCAAAAAATCATCAGGATGAACGAGCAGTATGGGTCTGCCATCGATGAGGAGACCTTTACCAAGCTCAGCATCATCGGAGCCCTTTCGCTCTATCTCGATTTCTTGAACCTCTTTCTTTTCCTTCTGAGAATCTTTGGTCGTTCAAACAATCGATAGGCTGATCGACTACATACACCGGGCTGCCGCAAGGCAGCCTGCTTTGTTATTGGCGGTAGCTGATGTTTTTCGCTTCAGAGAGACTTTTTTTCA contains the following coding sequences:
- a CDS encoding Bax inhibitor-1/YccA family protein, with the protein product MSERNSSILQNVTARERTILKNVYLWMTAGLGLTALVAFFVASNPSLLRALVGNTLGFLLIVVGQFALVFYLSARLDRMSQSSAIGAFLAYSALNGIMLSTLFAVYAGVVIYKTFFTTALMFGGMSLYAMTTKRDLNKIGSYLVMGLWGLIIASLINMFFRSSGLDYLISFIGVGIFLGLTAWDTQKIIRMNEQYGSAIDEETFTKLSIIGALSLYLDFLNLFLFLLRIFGRSNNR